From a single Oreochromis niloticus isolate F11D_XX linkage group LG3, O_niloticus_UMD_NMBU, whole genome shotgun sequence genomic region:
- the LOC112846525 gene encoding zinc finger protein 98-like: MTSRQKDQHGARSQRFQEADKPHRRKGEKTYSCDLCGKSFTLAQSLKRHEVIHSGVKPYSCDLCGKSFTQAGHLKTHQLIHSGVKRYSCDLCGKSFTLAGDLKTHQFIHSGVKPYSCDLCGTSFTRAGDLKRHQLIHSGVKPYSCDLCGKSFTQAGDLKRHQLIHNGFKPCSCDLCGKSFTLAGDLKRHQVIHSGVKPYNCEFCGKSFTQAGNLKKHQLIHSGVKPYSCDLCGKSFTRAAHLKGHQITHSGFKAHSCELCGKAFAQNGGLQRHLVTHSGIKAYSCDFCGKSFSDKHYRNIHLRIHTGNDVSCCDQCGKLFTTDAQLQRHMFSHTEERPYKCDLCEKTCKSPHQLNQHQQIHTRK, translated from the coding sequence GCtttcaggaggccgacaaacctcacagaagaaagggagagaaaacctacagctgtgacttgtgtggaaagtcttttaccctggctCAAAGCCTAAAAAGACAcgaagtcatccacagtggagttaaaccttacagctgtgacttgtgtggaaaatcttttacccaggctggacacttaaaaactcaccaactcatccacagtggagttaaacgttacagctgtgacttgtgtggaaagtcttttaccctggctggagacttaaaaacacaccaattcatccacagtggagttaaaccttacagctgtgacttgtgtggaacgtcttttacccgggctggagacttaaaaagacaccaactcatccacagtggagttaaaccttacagctgtgacttgtgtggaaagtcttttacccaggctggagacttaaaaagacaccaactcatccacaatGGATTTAAACCTtgcagctgtgacttgtgtggaaagtcttttaccctggctggagacttaaaaagacaccaagtcatccacagtggagttaaaccttacaacTGTGAGTtttgtggaaagtcttttacccaggctggaaacttaaaaaaacaccaactcatccacagtggagttaaaccttacagctgtgacttgtgtggaaagtcttttacccgggctgcacACTTAAAAGGACACCAAATCACCCATAGTGGATTTAAAGcacacagctgtgagttgtgtggtaaGGCTTTTGCTCAAAATGGCGGTTTACAgaggcatctagttacccactctggaattaaggcgtacAGCTGCGACTTTTGTGGAAAAAGTTTCAGCGACAAACACTACCGAAATATTCACTTACGGATTCACACTGGAAATGATGTTTCCTGCTGTGATCAATGTGGGAAACTGTTTACAACAGATGCACAGTTACAACGACACATGTTtagccacactgaggagagaccttacaaatgtgacctgtgtgagaagacttgtAAATCTCCACATCAGCTGAAtcaacaccaacagatccacaccagaaaataa